The following nucleotide sequence is from Candidatus Eisenbacteria bacterium.
AAGACGATCGTGACCGCGTGCGCGGAGTGCGCCCGAACTCTCGCCCTCTCGTATCCTGAGACGCTCAAAAACTTCAAATACGAAGTGGTTCATCTGGCGACGTTTCTCGCGGGCCGCCTGAAGGAGCTCGGGATCGAACAGGGGACGGCCGATGCGGAGACGACCGTGACGTTCCAGGATCCGTGCCGCCTTTCGCGCCATCTCGGCGTGGTCGTCGATCCGCGCGCCGTTCTCGAGGCGATCCCGGGCCTCCGTCTCGAGGAGATGTCGCTCTCCGCGGGGAACGCACGCTGCTGCGGCACGTCCGGCTTCCAGCACTGCGACGCCGAGTCGCGCCGCCTGCAGACTATCCGCATCGCCGAGGCGCGCGCGACCGGCGCCGAGCTTCTCGTCACCGCTTGCCCGAAATGCCGGATTCATTTCACCTGTGCCCAAGAGGAAGATGCGCGCCGCGCCCGTGTAGACGGCCGCGAACCGATGAAGAGAATGCGGACCGAGGACCTCGCGGTCCTCGTCGCCGAGGCCCTGGAGAAGGCGGCCGCCCCGGCGGCGGCTCAAGGAGGCGAATGATGGTGCAGAAACTCCCCAGGATCGGCGTGTTCGTCTGCGATTGCGGATTGAACATCGCCGGCGTGGTGGATACCGCCGAGGTCTCCCGCTACGCCGAGACCCTTCCGGGGGTCGTCGCGGTGATCCGCAACCGCTACACCTGCGCCGATCCCGGACAGAACGAGATCAAGAAGGCGATCGCCGAGCACAACCTGGACCGGGTCGTGGTCGCCTCCTGCACTCCGAAGATCCACGAGCCGACCTTCCGCAAGTGCGTCGCCGAGGGAGGGCTTAACCCCTACCTCATGGAGATGGCGAACATCCGCGAGCACTGCTCCTGGGTGCACCAGGCGGATCGCGCCGGCGCGACCGAGAAGGCGAAGGATCTCGTGAGGAGCGCGGTCGCTCGCGCGTCCCGCCTTCAGCCGCAGGACGAGGCGGTCTTTCCGGTCACCGGAGCGGCCCTCGTCATCGGGGGCGGCGTCGCGGGGATCCAGGCGGCGCTCGATCTCGGCGATCTCGGCCACAAGGTGTATCTCGTGGAGAAGGAGCCGACCATCGGCGGGATCATGGCCGCCCTCGACAAGACGTACCCGACGATGGACTGCTCCATATGAATTCTCGGCCCTAAGATGATGGATGCCGGTCGGCATCCGAAGGTCGAGCTTCTGACATACAGCGAGGTCGAGGAGATCTCCGGGTTCGTCGGCAACTTCCGCGCGCGGATCCGCCGCAAGGCGCGCTACGTCGACGAGAAGGCGTGCACGTCCTGCGGCGAGTGCGCGAAGGTATGCCCCGTCGTCGTGCCCGACGAGTACCAGCAGGGCCTCTCCTCGAGAAAGGCGATCTACCTCCCCTTCCCGCAGGCGGTCCCTTCGTCGTACGCGCTCAACATGAGCGACTGTCTCGGGGTTCGGCCGATCGCATGC
It contains:
- a CDS encoding CoB--CoM heterodisulfide reductase iron-sulfur subunit A family protein, whose translation is MMVQKLPRIGVFVCDCGLNIAGVVDTAEVSRYAETLPGVVAVIRNRYTCADPGQNEIKKAIAEHNLDRVVVASCTPKIHEPTFRKCVAEGGLNPYLMEMANIREHCSWVHQADRAGATEKAKDLVRSAVARASRLQPQDEAVFPVTGAALVIGGGVAGIQAALDLGDLGHKVYLVEKEPTIGGIMAALDKTYPTMDCSIUILGPKMMDAGRHPKVELLTYSEVEEISGFVGNFRARIRRKARYVDEKACTSCGECAKVCPVVVPDEYQQGLSSRKAIYLPFPQAVPSSYALNMSDCLGVRPIACGKCVEVCDKKCIDLDMEDRFLDIEVGTVVVATGLDVYDPREQDEYG